In Chlamydia gallinacea 08-1274/3, the sequence AATTCATGCTAAGAAACGGGAAAAGCTTTAACCTCTCTCTTATTTCTTATGTCACGTTTAGACTATTTTGTTTTTGATTCTCTAATTCATAAGCAAAAACCTCAGGAATTAGATAACATCTTCTGTGCTGAAGATGATGAGCTATTCCGTGCTTACCAAATAACAGCTCTACAATCTCCCCTAGCAGCTAAAAATATTACACTAGCAAGAAATACAGCACGCTACATTCTTGCAGATAACGGAGAAATCGATATAGCTAAAGTTGTTCGTGCAATTGAACATCTCACCTCATGTCTATATCCTCTGGGACCTTATCGACAAGATGAAACACAATCTCGAGAACATATTCTACACATGCTCCAAGCCATTAAACAAGAATCTGAAATTAAAGAACGGATAAAAAAACTTTTTGTCCCTTCGTATACCACAATTCAAGATCTTATACGTCATACTTTAGCTCTTGATTCAGGAAGTTCTCTGACTCCTACCCATGTACGTCAAGCCGTTCTTACCGCACTTTTTTCCTACTTACGTCAAGATGTGGGATCTTGCTTCGTTACAGCATTCGCCATAAGAATCCATCAAGAATATCCTAAGTTATTTATTAAAGATATGGATCATCTCCTATCTTCAGGGAAAATAACACGAATCGTAAATTCCAGAGAAATTTCTGTTCCTATCAATCTCTCGGGATGCATCGGAGAACTATTTAAACCCGTACGTATTTTAGATTTATATCCCGATCCTATAATGAAACTCTCTTTATCTCCGGGATTAACCCATGCCTTTCTAGCAGCAGGACTAGTGCAAACCTTAGATGATCCGCAAGTTCGCATACAACAATTACTGTCTCATGAATATCTGATGAATAAGCTACAGCATATTGATGAGACCATAACAGCAAATGAAATCATTGAAAGCACACTTTTACACCATTACCAAATCACTTCGCATGCCTTACAGTCTTTACTATATCAGGAGGGTTTGTATAGTAAACAACTAGCAGTTTTCTCTGGGGAACATACACAAAACTTATCTCAAAATCAACGCGTATATAACTATTTAACTGCTTATAATGCAGCAAAAATGGCGTTCATTCGTGATACACAAAATCCTCTATTAAAATCTTGGGAATATACGCTAGCCACTCTTGCAGACGCAAATAATTCATTCACATTAAAACACATATGCATTGCTTTGGGATGGGATTCCCAGGATCCTCAAAGTATAGCTCATGTCATTCAACAATCTGTAGAACAAGAAGTGCATGACGCTCGTAAGCTTATAGAAAAGTGCGAACAAACATATAACGAAGCTCGAGCGCAATTAGATTATATTGAAAACCGAATGAAACATCCGATAAATGCTGAGGATAATAAAATTCTTCTCATGGATCATATTCGTTTTCGCCAAGAACTCAACCAAGCGCTTCATGATTGGAATACAGCTCAAGAAAAAGCAAAAAAATTATTATCTTTGCCAAATTTTGTTTTGTCGTTTTACACCAAAGTTTTGCCTCAGTATTTCCGGAGTTCTTATGATGCTTTTATTCAAGAATTCTCTCATATGTACGATGATATTCCTGCCGGATTTCGAATTTTATTTACCCATGGGAGAAGCCATCCCCACACGTGGTCTCCTATCTATTCTCTAAAAGAATTTATCTCCTTTCTTTCTGAATTCTTTTCTTCTACTGAAGATGATCTTTTAAGTAAACATGGCATAATAGGGCTAGAAAAAGAAGCCGCCACTCTTATTAATAAGATCATTTCTCATCTACAAAAAACGACATTTCAAGAATCTGCGATTCTACGTATACTTCATGCCTACCAGCAACCTATACCTTCTTCCATTCTCAATAATTTAAATAAGATTTCTCATACGCCTTGGGTATATGTTTCCGGAGGAACTTTAGATACTTTAATTCAAGATTACTTTGAAAACACAGAAAAGGTGATGCGAATCAATAAGCATCCTGAAAATGCGCATGAATTAGCAGCTTTTTTTTCTGACGCCTTAAAAGACCTTCCATCTGCAATTAAAAATTATTTAGAAGATGGCTCTCATAATCTCTTAGCTTCGTCTCCTACTCACGTATTTTCCATAACTGCAGGGTCACCATTATTTCGCGATGCTTGGAATAACGACTGGTACAGCTATACATGGTTACGCGATATTTGGATGAAACAACAGCAAGATTTCCTCAAAGATACTCTTTTACGTGAACAGGAAATTTATACATTTATTCATCGATTTTGCGTAAAATACAACCTACAAAATGTTGCCAAAGACTTCCATAATTTCTGTTCTGATTATTCTCTCACACTTCCTGAGCTCTATGACAAAGCCTCTCGATTTTTAAAAGATGTATTTCCAGAACTTCTAATACTTACTTTATATCAAAGACGGTTAGCTCATACTCTTGTTCAAGATATCCCCTACATTTCAGAGCAACAAATCCCAGAAGTTCTTGAAAATATTTGTGGTTATTTAGGCATTTCATCTCGAATTACTTATGACAAATTTTCCAAACTCATAGAACAATTTATTCCGAAATTATCTTTATTATCCTCGGAAAATATGCGTCACTTATTGTTAGGTTTACTTATGGAAAGCTATCGCCGTATCTACTTTGAAGAGGACTTATTCCTTAGGCTGATAACAGCTATGCGTCATTACCAACTGGCTTATCCTGCTCCGTTACTTTTTGGCGATACCAATTGGGCTTATAGTTACTTTGGCTTTATCCTCCACCCAGGAACACAGGAAATTGACCTGTGGAAATTTAATTACGCAGGATTACAGGGCTATCCCTTAGAGAATAGACACGAACTCTTCGGTGTTTCTCAACCTTGGACTCTGTATGCCAATCCTATTGATTATGGTATGCCTCCCCCTCCAGGGTATCGTAGTCATATGCCTAAGGGATTCTTCTAATTTTCTGATTTCTTTTTTCTTCTGAAAATCTTGCGAAATAGAAGTTTCAATGAATATTTAGACACTTCTCTTCCCATGGCAGAAATACTTTCTGTTAACGGCAATTTTTTTGGACATACACGAACACAATTATGTGCTTGACCACACCCAGCAATACCCTGCGTATCCATAAGTGCTTGTAAGCGCTTCTCCTTATGTTTATCTCCAGGATACGCATGAAAATATCGTGCCTGAGCAATAGCTGCAGGGCCAATAAATGTATTTCGTGTACTTATTTGTGGACAAGCTTCTGTACAACACCCACATGTCATACACATAGATAATGCATACAGAAGTTTCTGTTGCTCTTGAGAAACAGGAACACCAAAAGTTTCTCCTTGAGTTTCTACAGTTACCCATCCTTGAATATGTTTTAGATTGTCAAACATCTGAGTTCTATCTACCATAAGATCCCGAATTAAAGGAAACTTAGTTAATGGAGCTAAAGTAATTTCTCGAGATCCTGTAGTTAAGATATGCTCTTTTATCAATGCTGTGCAAGCCTGTCTAGGCACGCCATTCACTAATAAAGCACATGATCCACAAACTTCTTCTAAACATCCTTGTTCCCAAACTACAGGGTCCACCGTTTCCCCAAAAACATTAACAGGATGCTTTTCAATTTCCATAAGAGCACTAATAACATTCTCCCCAGGATGTAGGGGAAGCTCAAAATTTTCCCAATATTGTTTTCCTGGAGTTCCTCGATAAATTTTTAATATAAAAGTTGTAGGAAGATCCATAATGGTTCACCTATAGGGGTAAACAAATATTCTTAGGGACATTCATCAACGTAATGTTCTCCGTTGATGATTGTGTGTAATCTCGCAGTGTAGGTTCTACATGTCGTGTATCTACAGGAGTATAAGAAACTTCAGGCTCTTCAGAAGAATACGATACTAACGTTGTTTTCAACCAATGTAGATCATCACGTCGTGGAAATTCCTCTTTATAATGGGATCCCCGAAACTCATTACGTAACAATGCTCCCTTAGTAATTGCCAAAGCAATCTCTATCATAGGCCCCATCTGACGGATAAAATGAAATGTCTTATTAGCAAATTTTGAAGAATCATGCACAGAAACTCTTTGTAAGCGTTCTCGTAATACCTTTAATTGATCCAACGTATCTTGAAGATCTTTATTATTGCGTTTTACAGTGACATGCTTCACCATCATCTTTGCCATTTCTTCGTGCAAAACAAAGATATTTTCTCCGCCATCTTGGGACAATAAACGTCTATTCTCTTCCTTCTCTTGTTGCAAAGCATCAGAAAAATCCGTTGATTGTGCGGGACAAGAACCAAATGCAGAAATAAACCGAGCACTTTCATCTCCAGCTACTAATCCCGCAAATAAACAGGAAAGCAAGGAATTTGCTCCTAAACGATTGGCTCCATGATATTGAAAATCAGATTCTCCACAATTAAAACACCCAGGAATATTCGTCATCTGACGAAAACGGCTGTCGCGATCAGGATCATCAGCTGCAGGCCAATCTACCCATGCTCCCCCCATGGAATAATGCACAGCAGGGAAAATCCTCATGGGTACATGATTTGGATCCTCTCCTGTAAATTTTCTATAGATATCTAAAACAACTTCGAGCTTACTTCGCGTCTCTAAAGGCAAGTGCGTGACATCTAAAAACACCTCCATACGCCCATCAATGCCTAATCCAGCTTCACATACCTGTAAAATAGCTCGTGCTCCAACGTCACGACTTACTAAATTTCCATAAACAGGATACATCTCTTCTAAAAAATACCAGGGTTCTCCTGTTTTTCCACAGGGGCGCTGTGAACCATCAGGGAAAGTAATCGTTTTTGAAGCATCTCCAGGAACCCAAACACGCCCCCCCTCGCCTCGTACAGACTCAGATATTAATCTAAGCTTATCAATACCTGGAATGGCCGTAGGGTGAATCTGAATAAATTCTGGGTTGGCATACGTCATGCCCTGCATAAATAAGCGTCCATTGGCTGCTCCTGTACAAAATGTAGAATTGGTCGACATTTTAAAAATCACTCCAGGACCACCAGTAGCAAAAATAACGGCATCTCCTTGTAAAGCTTCTAATCGCTGGTTAAACAAATTCATCATAATGATTCCACAAGCTCTTCCTGAACCATTGATTACCAACCGTATAAATTCATGATTTTCATATTTAATAATTTTTCCCAGATGTTCACGACGACGGACTTGTTCATCTAAAGTGTACATTAATTGCTGACCTGTAGAAGCGCCACAAAATACTGTACGATGGTATAAAGTACCTCCAAAACGTCGTACATCTAAAGAACCCTGAGCTGTACGATTAAAAGGACAACCAAAATTATCCAGCATACGAATAATTCTTGGTGCAGCTAAGCACATTTCTAAAACAGGAGGTTGGTCTGCAAGGAAATCCCCTCCTTTAATTGTGTCATAAGCATGAATATAAGGAGAGTCTTCTTCTTCAGAATGAAGATTTAAAGCTGCATTAATCCCCCCCTGAGCACAGACAGAATGTGATCGTTTTACTTTTGTTAACGACACTAAATGAACACAAATCCCATGATCTGCTAATTTCATAGCAGCCGATAATCCTGCTAATCCTCCTCCAACTATAATAATACGTCTTTCCATACCCTACGCCATGTTATATATATTCCAAATCGTACTCACGCCCATAGCAGAAACAATAACCATGGCACAATAACATACATTACGCAAACCTGTCTGTAACCGTGTAGGAAGAACTATTCCCCAACGAGAGATAAACGTCCACAACCCATTAAATCCATGAAACGCAGCAGCAAGGACAAGTACTGTATAAAAAACAGCTACCCACAACGATCCTAAAGCATTTCGCACCACATACAGGAAAGCTGTGCCTATACTAGGTGTAAGAAGATACGGATGTGTTGATAAACGTGAAACTTGACTACCTTCAAAATCACTAATATCCAAACGCAATGTATGTTTTTGAGGATCAGAAAAATTTACTGTAAACATTCCATGGGTTCCTCGCACTATAGCAGAATACCTCTCAGGATGGATCTTCACGCCATAATAAGTCTGCCCATGCAATTCTACATAAACGGGATAACAGACAAAACGAAACTGCACAACATGAAAGATCAATCCAAAAAGTAAAATCCATGCTGTTCTCCTTTGCCAAGTATACGCAATATTCCTAGCGTATAGTAACGCAGGCTTACTTCCCCGGGAAATACCTGCATTAGGACATGCTTGGAAAAGATATGGAATGCCAAGGATTGCATGACATAGAAAAGGCAAAGCTAAACACACGATTTCTATAGCTTTCAAACCAGGAATGCGGTGAAAACTACTTACTAATTGAACAAAACCCGAGCCCTCAAGAAAATAAGAAGAAGCCAACATATTAGTAAAAATATGTTCACAAAGAAATAATGTGAAGACTATCCCAGATAAAGAATGCACACAACGCAACACAAAGCGAGCATAGCTTCGTGGTTTCTGAGCAATTGCAGAATGAATTTCCTTATTCCCACGCATCGTAAGCTGCGACTCCAAAAGATCTTTGCCAGAACCATAGAAGCTTATATAAAATTATGGAAAGTAATTTTATAAAAAATACTTAATTTTTGGTTTTATGAAGAAAACGTAGGATATTTGTATAAGCGATATCTTTAAGATCCTTTATGCTTATACCGTAAATTGTTGCAATGGTTTCTATCGTGTGTATTATATAAGCGGGTTCATTTTTCTTACCTCGCCAAGGAGTTGGAGCAAGAAAAGGAGCATCTGTTTCTATGAGCAAATGATCTAGGGGAATTTCAGCAACGAGATCTCGTAAATCCTGGGCATTCTTAAAAGTAACAATGCCACTGATAGATATAAACCACCCACGAGAAAGTAGTTCCTTAGCTTCATCTAGCGTTCCAGTAAAACAATGTAACATTCCCGGACAAGAGCGAGAATCATGGTGATAGTATTGATCTAATATAGAGAAAAAGTCAGAGAAGGCAGCACGACAATGAATAACAAGAGGTAAAGCACACTCCAATGCTAAAGATAAATACCGACAAAGAACTTCCTTTTGTCTTTCTCTAGTTATCTCAGTATCCGCAAAATAATAATCTAACCCGACTTCTCCAATAGCAGATAATTTCCCTGTATGAGCCACGTCACGAAAATAGCGAAAATCATCTTCTATAACGTTCTGAGCATCCTGGGGAGGAGTTCCTGCAACATGACAAAAACGCATGTATGAGAACCTCTCTGCATAAGCAAATGATGTATCAAGCTCGTTTTTGGTTGTCGTTACATTCACCACAAGGGATACTCCCGAATCCCTAGCTCGAGCCATCACATCATCCACATCTTCACAAAAAGCGGCGTCTGAAAGATGCACATGGGCATCAGCTAAACTCATCCTCCCCCCTCAGGTTAGGAATATACACTATACGATCTTGCACCTATTTGCAACACCTTCAGAACTCAGAGAAAACGATTCCTGAAGAGACACGTGCTCAAGCTATACAGTAAATCAGAATAATGATTTCCCTGTGAACTTCTTACCGTTGCGAAAAGAACATATTTTCAATAACAGTTTGCGTTAATTTCTCAGGAAGCACGATGGGTTCCTTCTGATTCGGAGGATAATACACATAGGAAGGAACGCTAGCTCGCCCTAAACGAGCAAGTTCTTCAGTAATTCCAGGATCTTGACGTGTCCAGTCAGCTTCTAGAGTGACTACACCGTGCTGCTTAAATATTTCCTGTACCGTATGTGCATATAACACATGCTTATTCATTTGACACGTTAAGCACCACTTAGCAGTAAAGTTCACGAACACTGGATGACCTTCCTTACGCAATGCTGCAAGTTTCGCAGAGGAAAATGGTTGCCACGTTTCGCTTTCTGCAGGATTGTGCATTTCTACAAAATAGCGAGAAGCAACAAAACTTAAGGATAGCGCCCCCAAAATGCATCCGAAAAATACTGTGGAAGCTACAGCCCTCATTCTCCTAGGAGATACAGGAGTTCCCCATTTCCCTTGAATCCATGCGCCAAGTCCGGACAACCATAAACCCGATAATAAAATAATCAACGCTGTTGTACTTGTCTCTGAACCAAAAATCCATGCTAGCCACGTTACCGTTCCCAGAAGCATAAAACCTGTAAGCTGTTTGAATGCACTCATCCAACCTCCAGGTTTAGGAAGTAGGGAAAGCATCTTGGGGAAAATCGCAAATATTAGGTAAGGAAGAGCCATTCCTAAACCAATAGCAGTAAATATAAGTAACTGACTTGCAAATGTTAACGACATAACCAACCCTAATACCGAACCTAAGAATGGTCCCGTACAAGGCGTTGTCACCAACGTAGCGAGGATACCGTTACATAGAGAACTTATAGCTGTATTCCTTGGGGTTCCCATCTCTGCGGATTGCAATTTGCTCCCTAAATTTGTAAACATGGCTCCTACTTCAAATAAACCGAGAGAACTCAAAGCAAAAAGGAAAAAGATAATCATTAAAGTTGCAACAAACATGGGCTCTTGTAACTGGAATCCCCAACCAATATTATGCCCTAGCATTTTTAAAAAAACCGCAACTCCAGCTAATGCCCAAAAACATCCCACAACACCTAGGGTAAAACATAGCCCGTTCCTAATGACTGAAGAACGTTGTTCCCCAGCAGACTTAATTAATCCGTAGACTTTAAGAGTAATCAGAGGTAGCACACAGGGCATGATGTTTAATAAAAGACCTCCGAAAAATGCCATAACTAAAATAGTTGCATAACCTAGAATGCCTGAACTTGGTGTTACTGGATCGCCCGCAATATGACCACGAATAATAAAAGATTCCAATTGCCTTCCTAAGCGATCTGTGAGTAACAAGACACCTTCTAATTCTTGGTTACTTTGAATATGATCTCGTGTCTTTACACTTAACTTCCATTGTGTTTGTGTACCAACTTTTATAGCTTCTTCTTCAGAACAAGCAAAAATTCTATCTGCTTTTTCAGATATAAACCATGCCTTCTCTGCCTCACTAGACACGGGGATATTAACGATGATCTTCCCGTCAGAACTCTTCTCCAATACTACCTGCTGCCCCTCTGCTAAAACACGAGGACGCAGCTGCAAGGTTCTGGCAAAATCTCGTGCATCATCAGGATGGATGACTTCGTTACCCTCTCCATAGGGAAGAGACAATTTTAAATCTGCTTTACCAGGAACGCAGCTATCACTACATGCTAACCATTCTACATGAGCCTGTATGTCCGCACCTTCTCCCTCAACATTTGCAGGAGAACTTATATCTGCAACAATCAACGCAGTACTGTCATAACCGAAATAGGTTGTACCCTCTTCCTCAAAAACCTGAGGTGCGGGCCAATGTTCCTCGTTAACAACAAATCCTTCGGGTAAATTCCAACAAATCTTTAACGGGCTACCCACTTCCCCAGGGTTTTTCCAATAAATATGGCTACCTTCGGGTCCAGCAATTCGTATCCCCACACGGAATTGTCCACCTCGAGGGATATGAGAATCTGCAGAAATTAAACTGGCTCCTAATTCTTCCTTGCCTTTTTCTTGAGCATATAAAGTTCTCATAGACATAGGTAACAAGAAGCATGCTGTTGCTAGGATAGTTTGAAAATACCTTTTGATTTTATTCAAATTAACCCCACTTAATTCTAAATCAGGCATTTAATTATACTACATAATACTTATTTTTTTTTATTTCTCTGAGAAACCCTCTTGGCTCTATACTTAAATTTTGCTAGGATCGTCTTTAGTTCACCCACCAATGTAAAGAACTTTATCATCTATGCTACAGAGTACTCATAATCCCATTATCCAGGCCTTTCAGGAAGCGGATCTTTTTGGTAAAGGGATATTTTTCAGCCTATTGCTCCTTTCTTTATGTACCTGGACAGTACTACACCAGAAGCTTGTCATTCAAAAAAAATTTTTAAAATCAGGAAAATCTCTTAAAGATTTCTTAATAAAAAACCGTCACGCCCCCTTATCCTTAGAAATTCACCCCGAACTTAATCCTTTTGCTGATCTTTACTTCACAATTAAACGAGGAACTTTAGAACTCTTAGATAAAAATCGCCAACAAGCTCCGGATCAAGGCCCCCTATTATTCACTGAAGATATCCAATCTTTAGAAACGTTACTGGGGGCTGTTATGCCAAAATATCGTGCGCTTGTGCATGAAAATAACTTCATTCCCATAACAACAATAAGTCTTGCCCCCTTCTTAGGTCTTTTAGGAACCGTTTGGGGGATTTTATTAGCTTTTTCCCACATTCATTCAGGTCAAGTACAGAATACAGCCATGATGGAAGGATTAGCCACAGCTCTAGGCACAACAATTGTCGGATTATTTGTAGCCATCCCCTCTCTTATCGGATTTAATTACCTTAAAGCCCACTCTTCCCGATTAATTTTAGAAATCGAACAAACCGCATATTTATTATTAAATTCCATAGAAGTAAAATACCGCCAAACAAAACTATGAAGTATATTAGCATCGAAGATACCGAAGAAGAATCTAGTGTAAACCTTACGCCACTCATTGACATTGTCTTTGTTATTCTCATGGCCTTTATGATTACTATGCCTTTACTGCGGTTAGATTCGATTGCTCTAGCTCCAGGGACACAAAAACATGAAATATTCGAGAAAAAGGAGGAGTTACCAACCACAATTAAAGTATTTGCAGACTGTACGATTACATTAAACGATCAGGTACTTGCTTTAGGAGAACTGAAAGCACAACTCACACGTTTATATCAACAAAATCCGCACAGAATCCCTTTGCTCCTACAAGATGGAAACACTCCGTTTAAAGTATATCAAGAAGTCAAGGCCACTGTAGAGTCTGCAGGATTCCCTGAACTTCACATAGCTTTAAAAAGCTAGTTATGCGTATATTCTTCCCTTATGTGTTCTTTGCAGCTTTAATTCACGGAGTTTGCATCGCTCTTTTACTTTGTTCCCCAGAGAAAAAAAACCGTCCAAAACTCAAGCCTTTTAAAGAAAAACTTGTCTTTCTTCATGAATCTCCAGCAGACCAACCTGAAGTATCCCCTAAAACCCACCAAGTCCGCAAAATACCTGCTACTCCGCTTTCCCGTTCGGACAAACAACCCGAGATACCTACAACAAGCAAAGCAATTCCTCATCAGCCGCAAGAAAAACCTATAGACAAACCCCAGCCTAAAGAAGCTCCAAAAACAACTAAGCATATCCCTGCTCAAAACACTAAACTTAAAACTATCTCAGATCTTACAAAAAAACTTTCCGATCACCTGGAAGTTAGCACATCGCATCTAACTCTTGCTTTGCCAAAACAACAGGAAATCCCTTCATCAGAATCTACATTAGCAGAAACACAAGAAGAACTCAGCCAACTCCTCCGTCAATATATTGTCCTACCTATCTCTAAAGAAATACGTCTTAAACTCATACTGACTCCTCAAGGAAAAGTCTATGAATGCACAATTCTATCGCCAATTAGTGAAGCAGAAAAACAGTTTATTCTTACACATATACGAGAAATTCCTTTTACAAAATTCCTAGACAAATACAAAATCTCGAAAAATATCACTTTTCATATTAAGCTTCTAAGTAATGAGTCTTAACCAATAGGAAGTGGAGATGTTACTCCGTGTCCTGACTAGTATATTTCTTATTTTTCAATGGGCACCCTATCTAGATGCGAGAGATTTAGAAGTTATCGTACGCTCAGAAACCACGGTATTTCCTGTTCATGTGGAACTACGTATCCACTCCCAGGACGTAAAACAGCAAAAATACCTACATACACTTGGAAATATATTCCTTAATGATTTATCTCTTGGAGATCGCCTACACCCCGTGTTTGTGAAACCAGGCACAGCATCAACCCCCATGCGCATTGCTATACTAG encodes:
- a CDS encoding TatD family hydrolase translates to MSLADAHVHLSDAAFCEDVDDVMARARDSGVSLVVNVTTTKNELDTSFAYAERFSYMRFCHVAGTPPQDAQNVIEDDFRYFRDVAHTGKLSAIGEVGLDYYFADTEITRERQKEVLCRYLSLALECALPLVIHCRAAFSDFFSILDQYYHHDSRSCPGMLHCFTGTLDEAKELLSRGWFISISGIVTFKNAQDLRDLVAEIPLDHLLIETDAPFLAPTPWRGKKNEPAYIIHTIETIATIYGISIKDLKDIAYTNILRFLHKTKN
- the sdhA gene encoding succinate dehydrogenase flavoprotein subunit codes for the protein MERRIIIVGGGLAGLSAAMKLADHGICVHLVSLTKVKRSHSVCAQGGINAALNLHSEEEDSPYIHAYDTIKGGDFLADQPPVLEMCLAAPRIIRMLDNFGCPFNRTAQGSLDVRRFGGTLYHRTVFCGASTGQQLMYTLDEQVRRREHLGKIIKYENHEFIRLVINGSGRACGIIMMNLFNQRLEALQGDAVIFATGGPGVIFKMSTNSTFCTGAANGRLFMQGMTYANPEFIQIHPTAIPGIDKLRLISESVRGEGGRVWVPGDASKTITFPDGSQRPCGKTGEPWYFLEEMYPVYGNLVSRDVGARAILQVCEAGLGIDGRMEVFLDVTHLPLETRSKLEVVLDIYRKFTGEDPNHVPMRIFPAVHYSMGGAWVDWPAADDPDRDSRFRQMTNIPGCFNCGESDFQYHGANRLGANSLLSCLFAGLVAGDESARFISAFGSCPAQSTDFSDALQQEKEENRRLLSQDGGENIFVLHEEMAKMMVKHVTVKRNNKDLQDTLDQLKVLRERLQRVSVHDSSKFANKTFHFIRQMGPMIEIALAITKGALLRNEFRGSHYKEEFPRRDDLHWLKTTLVSYSSEEPEVSYTPVDTRHVEPTLRDYTQSSTENITLMNVPKNICLPL
- a CDS encoding MotA/TolQ/ExbB proton channel family protein translates to MLQSTHNPIIQAFQEADLFGKGIFFSLLLLSLCTWTVLHQKLVIQKKFLKSGKSLKDFLIKNRHAPLSLEIHPELNPFADLYFTIKRGTLELLDKNRQQAPDQGPLLFTEDIQSLETLLGAVMPKYRALVHENNFIPITTISLAPFLGLLGTVWGILLAFSHIHSGQVQNTAMMEGLATALGTTIVGLFVAIPSLIGFNYLKAHSSRLILEIEQTAYLLLNSIEVKYRQTKL
- a CDS encoding ExbD/TolR family protein, with amino-acid sequence MKYISIEDTEEESSVNLTPLIDIVFVILMAFMITMPLLRLDSIALAPGTQKHEIFEKKEELPTTIKVFADCTITLNDQVLALGELKAQLTRLYQQNPHRIPLLLQDGNTPFKVYQEVKATVESAGFPELHIALKS
- a CDS encoding succinate dehydrogenase/Fumarate reductase subunit, producing MRGNKEIHSAIAQKPRSYARFVLRCVHSLSGIVFTLFLCEHIFTNMLASSYFLEGSGFVQLVSSFHRIPGLKAIEIVCLALPFLCHAILGIPYLFQACPNAGISRGSKPALLYARNIAYTWQRRTAWILLFGLIFHVVQFRFVCYPVYVELHGQTYYGVKIHPERYSAIVRGTHGMFTVNFSDPQKHTLRLDISDFEGSQVSRLSTHPYLLTPSIGTAFLYVVRNALGSLWVAVFYTVLVLAAAFHGFNGLWTFISRWGIVLPTRLQTGLRNVCYCAMVIVSAMGVSTIWNIYNMA
- a CDS encoding inclusion-associated protein; translated protein: MRIFFPYVFFAALIHGVCIALLLCSPEKKNRPKLKPFKEKLVFLHESPADQPEVSPKTHQVRKIPATPLSRSDKQPEIPTTSKAIPHQPQEKPIDKPQPKEAPKTTKHIPAQNTKLKTISDLTKKLSDHLEVSTSHLTLALPKQQEIPSSESTLAETQEELSQLLRQYIVLPISKEIRLKLILTPQGKVYECTILSPISEAEKQFILTHIREIPFTKFLDKYKISKNITFHIKLLSNES
- a CDS encoding protein-disulfide reductase DsbD family protein, which produces MNKIKRYFQTILATACFLLPMSMRTLYAQEKGKEELGASLISADSHIPRGGQFRVGIRIAGPEGSHIYWKNPGEVGSPLKICWNLPEGFVVNEEHWPAPQVFEEEGTTYFGYDSTALIVADISSPANVEGEGADIQAHVEWLACSDSCVPGKADLKLSLPYGEGNEVIHPDDARDFARTLQLRPRVLAEGQQVVLEKSSDGKIIVNIPVSSEAEKAWFISEKADRIFACSEEEAIKVGTQTQWKLSVKTRDHIQSNQELEGVLLLTDRLGRQLESFIIRGHIAGDPVTPSSGILGYATILVMAFFGGLLLNIMPCVLPLITLKVYGLIKSAGEQRSSVIRNGLCFTLGVVGCFWALAGVAVFLKMLGHNIGWGFQLQEPMFVATLMIIFFLFALSSLGLFEVGAMFTNLGSKLQSAEMGTPRNTAISSLCNGILATLVTTPCTGPFLGSVLGLVMSLTFASQLLIFTAIGLGMALPYLIFAIFPKMLSLLPKPGGWMSAFKQLTGFMLLGTVTWLAWIFGSETSTTALIILLSGLWLSGLGAWIQGKWGTPVSPRRMRAVASTVFFGCILGALSLSFVASRYFVEMHNPAESETWQPFSSAKLAALRKEGHPVFVNFTAKWCLTCQMNKHVLYAHTVQEIFKQHGVVTLEADWTRQDPGITEELARLGRASVPSYVYYPPNQKEPIVLPEKLTQTVIENMFFSQR
- the sdhB gene encoding succinate dehydrogenase iron-sulfur subunit, with amino-acid sequence MDLPTTFILKIYRGTPGKQYWENFELPLHPGENVISALMEIEKHPVNVFGETVDPVVWEQGCLEEVCGSCALLVNGVPRQACTALIKEHILTTGSREITLAPLTKFPLIRDLMVDRTQMFDNLKHIQGWVTVETQGETFGVPVSQEQQKLLYALSMCMTCGCCTEACPQISTRNTFIGPAAIAQARYFHAYPGDKHKEKRLQALMDTQGIAGCGQAHNCVRVCPKKLPLTESISAMGREVSKYSLKLLFRKIFRRKKKSEN